In Schlegelella aquatica, one DNA window encodes the following:
- a CDS encoding HIT family protein: MRLADCELCLQPGGLPVWEGAAWRIVRVADPSFPAFYRVISRAHHREWTDVPPGERRVGMALVEAVEEALRSLLPESKINLASFGNVVAHVHWHVMARFAWDSHFPQPLWGLAQREADEAHLESLVRLLPALDQAVRQAASQAVASSGA; this comes from the coding sequence GTGCGCTTGGCGGACTGCGAGCTGTGCCTCCAGCCGGGCGGCCTGCCGGTGTGGGAGGGCGCGGCGTGGCGCATCGTGCGCGTGGCAGACCCTTCGTTCCCGGCGTTCTACCGCGTCATCAGCCGGGCTCACCACCGGGAGTGGACCGACGTGCCCCCCGGCGAGCGGCGCGTCGGGATGGCGCTCGTCGAGGCCGTGGAAGAGGCGCTGCGCAGCCTGCTGCCCGAGTCGAAGATCAACCTGGCGTCGTTCGGCAACGTCGTCGCCCATGTGCACTGGCACGTGATGGCGCGCTTTGCCTGGGACAGCCACTTTCCCCAACCGCTGTGGGGGCTTGCCCAGCGCGAGGCGGACGAGGCGCATCTCGAGTCCCTGGTGCGCCTCCTGCCCGCCCTCGACCAGGCGGTGCGCCAGGCGGCCTCGCAGGCCGTGGCGTCGTCCGGCGCGTGA
- a CDS encoding ShlB/FhaC/HecB family hemolysin secretion/activation protein, with amino-acid sequence MPCNFQARAFRLASLGALCAALGFGLAPEGARAVAAADAEGAAGLRIVKGYAIGGDNPLSAARTGQVLAPYLGVPASAELLRQAQVALESALHERGYTYYRVVVPAQSPGETIMLDVVPTVVNRVIARGAEAEAVRRALPELQEGRSPNTRRLARQLAAAQDAGGRWAVTLRPMAGHDTVDAQVEVEGLPAPWGAAVAWTDDGSRATGRDRLALQAWHADVGGRDHQARVRYTTSLDEPSRVHEWHLAYRLPVRSWGGAWYATYDDVDAPRASDPWREDWRPVAAGTPGRWARVGYVQYLAGPQGRGDRVTVDVSQARLDALDEDGRPTRGRERRSQPATVGYHKSGPWGAGMHLDGYLEVSVHLATGPAADLDAHRSERSAIDSVHWKRLRAGVQWRAEGPRGWAWVARAHGQYSPQALLAAESFALGGASSVRGAEERAGLGDSGIAGTLEAHSPSAGGWRALAFVDAGRLWNHRGDASRPPRDRLASVGIGVRYQHPSGARLVADYGRVVTGSFSDAAQAADKGDDKLHVSLSYSF; translated from the coding sequence ATGCCCTGCAACTTCCAGGCACGAGCCTTCCGGCTGGCGTCCCTCGGGGCGCTGTGCGCGGCCCTGGGCTTCGGCCTTGCGCCCGAGGGCGCCCGCGCGGTGGCTGCGGCCGATGCGGAGGGCGCCGCGGGCCTGCGCATCGTCAAGGGCTACGCGATCGGCGGAGACAACCCGCTGAGCGCCGCCCGTACCGGCCAGGTGCTCGCGCCCTACCTGGGCGTGCCGGCCAGCGCCGAGCTGCTGCGCCAGGCGCAGGTGGCGCTCGAATCGGCCTTGCATGAACGCGGCTACACCTACTACCGCGTGGTCGTCCCCGCCCAGTCGCCCGGCGAGACGATCATGCTGGACGTCGTGCCCACGGTGGTGAACCGCGTGATCGCGCGTGGCGCCGAGGCCGAGGCCGTGCGCCGCGCCTTGCCCGAGCTGCAAGAGGGGCGCTCGCCCAACACCCGCCGGCTCGCGCGACAGCTCGCCGCGGCCCAGGATGCGGGCGGACGGTGGGCCGTGACGCTGCGCCCCATGGCCGGGCACGACACGGTGGACGCCCAGGTCGAGGTCGAGGGGTTGCCGGCGCCGTGGGGTGCCGCCGTCGCATGGACCGACGATGGCAGCCGCGCCACCGGGCGCGACCGGCTCGCCCTGCAGGCCTGGCACGCCGACGTGGGCGGACGCGACCATCAGGCGAGGGTGCGGTATACGACGTCCCTCGACGAGCCCTCCCGCGTGCACGAGTGGCACTTGGCATACCGCCTGCCCGTGCGCAGCTGGGGCGGCGCCTGGTATGCCACCTACGACGACGTGGACGCCCCGCGGGCGAGCGATCCCTGGCGCGAAGACTGGCGGCCCGTGGCGGCCGGCACGCCGGGCCGGTGGGCGCGGGTGGGCTATGTGCAGTACCTGGCGGGGCCGCAGGGGCGGGGCGACCGCGTGACAGTGGATGTGTCCCAGGCTCGGCTCGACGCGCTGGACGAGGACGGGCGCCCGACCCGAGGGCGTGAGCGCCGCAGCCAGCCGGCGACGGTGGGCTATCACAAGAGCGGCCCCTGGGGCGCGGGGATGCACCTCGACGGCTACCTGGAGGTCTCGGTCCATCTGGCCACCGGCCCTGCGGCCGACCTGGACGCCCATCGCAGCGAACGGTCCGCCATCGACAGCGTGCACTGGAAACGGCTGCGTGCCGGCGTGCAGTGGCGCGCCGAGGGCCCGAGGGGTTGGGCCTGGGTCGCACGCGCCCACGGCCAGTACAGCCCCCAGGCGCTGCTGGCTGCCGAGTCCTTTGCGCTCGGCGGTGCAAGCTCGGTGCGGGGCGCCGAGGAGCGCGCGGGCTTGGGGGACTCGGGCATCGCGGGCACGCTGGAGGCTCACTCGCCAAGTGCGGGCGGATGGCGCGCCTTGGCCTTCGTGGATGCCGGGCGATTGTGGAATCACCGCGGCGACGCCAGCCGCCCGCCGCGAGACCGGCTGGCCAGTGTGGGCATCGGGGTTCGCTACCAGCATCCGAGCGGCGCTCGCCTGGTGGCCGATTACGGCCGGGTGGTGACCGGCAGCTTCTCGGATGCCGCTCAGGCCGCCGACAAGGGCGACGATAAACTGCACGTGAGCCTGTCCTACTCGTTCTGA
- a CDS encoding DUF971 domain-containing protein: MTASSPTPTALTVHQQSRVLEISFDTGETFRIPFELMRVYSPSAEVQGHGPGQEVLQTGKRDVEIVAVAPVGHYAIQPTFSDGHDSGIYTWSYLYRLGAEQERLWAQYLDRLAEAGLDRDAPMPAKAGTGCGHGH; encoded by the coding sequence ATGACCGCTTCTTCTCCAACGCCGACCGCATTGACGGTGCATCAGCAATCGCGCGTGCTGGAAATCAGCTTCGACACCGGCGAGACGTTCCGCATCCCGTTCGAGCTGATGCGCGTGTACTCGCCCTCGGCGGAAGTGCAGGGGCACGGCCCGGGGCAGGAGGTGCTGCAGACCGGCAAGCGCGATGTGGAGATCGTCGCCGTGGCGCCGGTCGGTCACTACGCGATCCAGCCCACCTTCAGCGACGGGCACGACTCGGGCATCTACACCTGGAGCTACCTCTACCGCCTGGGCGCTGAGCAGGAGCGCTTGTGGGCCCAGTACCTCGACCGCCTGGCCGAAGCCGGGCTGGACCGGGACGCCCCGATGCCGGCCAAAGCGGGCACCGGGTGCGGCCACGGCCATTGA
- the ubiE gene encoding bifunctional demethylmenaquinone methyltransferase/2-methoxy-6-polyprenyl-1,4-benzoquinol methylase UbiE, with the protein MSTTHFGFQTVDEAEKARRVRGVFDSVASKYDLMNDLMSMGLHRAWKAYTIAVSGVREGQRVLDIAGGTGDLARAFARRVGPTGTVVHTDINEAMLRTGRDRLLDEGLVLPTTICDAECLPFPANSFDVVSVAFGLRNMTHKERALAEMCRVLKPGGKLLVLEFSKVAKPLEKAYDWYSFSVLPRLGQWVAGDAASYRYLAESIRMHPGQQELKAMMKAAGFGHVDVHNLTAGVVALHVGIKC; encoded by the coding sequence ATGAGTACCACTCACTTTGGTTTCCAGACGGTCGACGAGGCTGAGAAGGCGCGTCGCGTGCGCGGTGTGTTCGATTCGGTCGCCTCCAAGTACGACCTGATGAACGACCTCATGTCCATGGGGCTGCACCGGGCATGGAAGGCCTACACGATCGCTGTCTCGGGGGTGCGCGAGGGCCAGCGCGTGCTCGACATTGCCGGCGGCACCGGCGACCTGGCGCGCGCCTTCGCGCGGCGCGTCGGCCCCACGGGCACGGTGGTGCACACCGACATCAATGAAGCGATGCTGCGCACGGGGCGTGACCGCCTCCTCGACGAGGGGCTGGTGCTGCCCACCACCATCTGCGACGCCGAGTGCCTGCCCTTTCCGGCCAACAGCTTCGATGTCGTGAGCGTGGCCTTCGGCCTGCGCAACATGACGCACAAAGAGCGGGCCCTGGCCGAGATGTGCCGCGTGCTCAAGCCGGGCGGCAAGCTCCTCGTGCTCGAGTTCTCCAAGGTGGCCAAGCCGCTGGAGAAGGCCTACGACTGGTATTCCTTTTCGGTGCTGCCGCGGCTGGGTCAGTGGGTCGCGGGCGATGCGGCCAGCTACCGTTATCTCGCCGAATCGATTCGCATGCACCCCGGCCAGCAGGAACTGAAGGCCATGATGAAAGCCGCGGGCTTCGGGCATGTGGACGTGCACAACCTCACCGCCGGCGTGGTGGCCTTGCACGTCGGCATCAAGTGCTGA
- a CDS encoding Tim44 domain-containing protein, translating to MPISTPALQSLTSGWSGMAVLGVTLLLAGGGLWWGGRRWRKGPGGPAGRSGRGVWRDYAPAAYEAATLAPESSVHPQATGQQPGERTGAWLAAVPEGFDSIGFLEAAKRNFVLLQSAWDQADVPALAALMTDELLEHIRQQLRERGDRPNRTDVVMLEARLLGVEDLGPGWLASIEFSGMIREEISAGAAPFREVWSLTKPRDGSTGWLLAAVQALQ from the coding sequence ATGCCGATCAGCACCCCAGCCCTGCAGTCCCTCACGTCCGGATGGTCCGGCATGGCTGTACTGGGCGTGACGCTGCTGCTCGCCGGTGGGGGCTTGTGGTGGGGCGGGCGCCGTTGGCGCAAGGGCCCGGGCGGGCCGGCAGGCCGTAGCGGCCGGGGCGTCTGGCGAGACTATGCCCCGGCTGCCTATGAAGCGGCGACCCTGGCGCCCGAATCGTCGGTGCATCCGCAGGCCACGGGACAACAACCCGGCGAGCGCACCGGCGCTTGGCTGGCGGCCGTGCCTGAGGGATTTGATTCCATCGGTTTCCTCGAGGCGGCAAAACGTAACTTCGTCTTGCTGCAATCCGCGTGGGACCAGGCGGACGTCCCCGCGCTGGCCGCGCTGATGACCGACGAGCTGCTCGAGCACATCCGGCAGCAGCTGCGGGAGCGGGGCGACCGCCCCAACCGCACCGACGTCGTGATGCTCGAAGCGCGCCTCCTCGGCGTGGAAGACCTCGGGCCGGGCTGGCTCGCCAGTATCGAGTTCTCCGGGATGATCCGGGAGGAAATCAGCGCCGGTGCCGCGCCCTTCCGGGAAGTCTGGTCGCTGACCAAGCCGCGCGACGGCTCCACCGGCTGGTTGCTCGCCGCGGTGCAAGCCCTGCAGTGA
- a CDS encoding EpsD family peptidyl-prolyl cis-trans isomerase has product MNTLRRTACVPALRTAAVTAAVLASLGLAACSGGDKDKPASQVAAKVNKEEISVHQINYLLQRQPGLKPEQAESASKTALERLIDQELAVQKAEELKLDRDPRVVQALDAARREILSRFYFEKVAEGVAKPTPEEVREYYRSKPALFSERRIYSLQEIAIQAPKEQVPELEQQLKSAKTPAEFVEQLKAKNIPFAVNQVTRAAEQLPLSMLDSFHALKDGQAMFVPSPSGAQVVVLQASRSAPVDEERARAAIEHYLMNERKRKLVEGELKDLRKSAQIEYVGKFADASGGVAQKTEVAPAAKQEAKPNSDADAISKGLSGLK; this is encoded by the coding sequence ATGAACACATTGCGTCGTACTGCTTGTGTGCCTGCGCTGCGCACGGCGGCCGTCACCGCAGCCGTGCTCGCGTCCCTGGGCCTGGCCGCCTGCAGCGGCGGCGACAAGGACAAGCCGGCCAGCCAGGTGGCCGCGAAGGTCAACAAGGAAGAGATCTCCGTCCACCAGATCAACTACCTGCTGCAGCGCCAGCCGGGGTTGAAGCCGGAGCAGGCCGAGTCGGCCAGCAAGACCGCGCTCGAGCGCCTCATCGATCAGGAGCTCGCCGTGCAGAAGGCCGAGGAGCTGAAGCTCGACCGCGACCCGCGGGTCGTGCAGGCGCTCGATGCGGCCAGGCGCGAGATCCTGTCGCGCTTCTATTTCGAGAAGGTGGCCGAAGGGGTGGCCAAGCCCACCCCCGAGGAGGTGCGCGAGTACTACCGTTCCAAGCCCGCGCTGTTCAGCGAGCGCCGCATCTACAGCTTGCAGGAGATCGCGATCCAGGCGCCCAAGGAGCAGGTGCCCGAGCTCGAGCAGCAGCTCAAGAGTGCGAAGACGCCTGCCGAGTTCGTCGAGCAACTCAAGGCGAAGAACATTCCCTTCGCCGTCAACCAGGTGACCCGTGCGGCCGAGCAGTTGCCGCTCTCCATGCTCGACTCCTTCCACGCCTTGAAGGACGGCCAGGCGATGTTCGTGCCGTCGCCCTCGGGCGCTCAGGTGGTCGTGCTGCAAGCAAGCCGCAGCGCACCCGTGGATGAGGAGCGCGCCCGGGCGGCCATCGAGCACTACCTCATGAACGAGCGCAAGCGCAAGCTCGTCGAGGGCGAGTTGAAAGATCTGCGCAAGTCGGCGCAGATCGAGTACGTCGGCAAGTTCGCGGACGCCTCGGGTGGGGTGGCCCAGAAGACCGAAGTCGCACCGGCCGCCAAGCAAGAGGCCAAGCCGAACAGCGATGCCGATGCCATCAGCAAGGGACTGTCGGGGTTGAAATGA
- the epsE gene encoding polysaccharide export protein EpsE, with amino-acid sequence MIVHLRRWCAGLFLLFATGLAFAQPGNAREYVIGPGDILRINVFQAPELSLETRVSEAGTISYPLLGQVQLGGLSVRDAEQRIADGLRRGNFVRQPQVSILVAQVRGNQVSVLGYVNRPGRYPLELASTRLTDMLAMAGGVAQTGADVIVVTGTRAGKPFRKEIDLPAMFSGQAPIDDMVLQNGDVIFVDRMPTIYIYGAVQRPGAVRLERGMTVMQALAAGGGPSLRGTERGLKVHRRGPNGQVEVLEPTMHDRLRDGDVVYVRESIF; translated from the coding sequence ATGATCGTTCACTTGCGCCGGTGGTGTGCCGGCTTGTTCCTGTTGTTCGCGACGGGCCTCGCGTTCGCTCAGCCAGGCAATGCACGCGAGTACGTGATCGGCCCGGGAGACATCCTGCGTATCAACGTCTTCCAGGCGCCGGAGCTCTCGCTCGAGACGCGCGTGTCCGAGGCGGGCACGATCAGTTACCCGCTGCTCGGGCAGGTGCAACTCGGCGGCCTGTCGGTGCGCGACGCCGAGCAGCGCATTGCCGATGGTCTGCGGCGCGGCAACTTCGTGCGTCAGCCGCAGGTGTCGATCCTCGTGGCCCAGGTGCGCGGCAATCAGGTCTCGGTGCTGGGCTACGTCAACCGCCCGGGCCGCTACCCGCTCGAGCTGGCCAGCACGCGGCTCACCGACATGCTGGCCATGGCCGGGGGCGTGGCGCAAACGGGGGCCGACGTCATCGTGGTGACCGGCACGCGTGCAGGCAAACCGTTCCGCAAGGAGATCGATCTGCCTGCCATGTTCTCCGGCCAGGCGCCGATCGACGACATGGTCTTGCAGAACGGCGACGTGATCTTCGTCGATCGCATGCCGACGATCTACATCTACGGCGCGGTGCAACGACCCGGCGCGGTGCGTCTGGAGCGCGGCATGACGGTCATGCAGGCGCTCGCCGCAGGCGGAGGCCCTTCGCTGCGCGGCACCGAGCGCGGGCTCAAGGTGCATCGCCGCGGCCCGAACGGTCAGGTGGAGGTGCTCGAACCCACCATGCACGATCGTCTGCGCGACGGCGACGTGGTGTACGTGCGCGAAAGCATCTTCTGA
- the epsF gene encoding chain length determinant protein EpsF — protein sequence MSLGQFFSILLARWKVVLAVFVLTVGSVVAVSLLLPKKYTATASVVVDMRAPDPLVGMVLGGTPSYLTTQLQIVQSERVALRVVRNLKLTEAPQIRDQWKEATGGTGNIETWLAKALLRSLEAGPAGESNVIEVRYESVDPKFSAMMANAFVQAYIETHLDLRADPAKRFSTFFDQRAKQLREQLEAAQNRLSEYQKQHGLIATDERLDIENARLNELSSQLVAIQALATESSSRENQARSAADRMQEVLLNPLISSLKADLNRQEVRLRELSERYGRNHPQVVELQASVDALRARVDAETRRVTSGVTVTNNINRQREAELKEALEAQRAKVLKMKEQRDEAAVLLRDVENAQRAYDAVLARLNQTSMESESTATNVSVLSPATEPSSPSSPRILLNTLVAICAGGVLAFAAAFLIELIDRRLRSFEDAFQLLGLPVLGVMPKPVRSRLPFRRSSPALPGRVLGQLPGPRGA from the coding sequence GTGTCCCTCGGTCAGTTCTTTTCGATTCTGCTGGCGCGCTGGAAGGTCGTGCTCGCGGTCTTCGTGCTCACGGTGGGGTCGGTCGTCGCAGTGAGCTTGCTTTTGCCCAAGAAGTACACCGCGACGGCCTCCGTGGTGGTGGACATGCGGGCGCCCGATCCGCTCGTCGGCATGGTGCTGGGTGGCACCCCGAGCTACCTCACCACCCAGCTGCAGATCGTGCAGAGCGAGCGCGTGGCGTTACGGGTGGTGCGCAATCTCAAGCTCACGGAGGCACCGCAGATCCGCGACCAATGGAAGGAGGCCACCGGAGGCACCGGCAATATCGAGACGTGGCTGGCCAAGGCCTTGTTGCGCAGCCTCGAGGCCGGTCCGGCGGGCGAGTCCAACGTGATCGAGGTCCGCTACGAGTCGGTGGACCCGAAGTTCTCGGCGATGATGGCCAATGCCTTCGTGCAAGCGTACATCGAGACGCACTTGGATCTGCGAGCCGACCCGGCCAAGCGGTTCTCGACGTTCTTCGACCAGCGTGCGAAGCAACTGCGCGAACAGCTCGAGGCCGCGCAGAACCGGCTGTCCGAGTACCAGAAGCAGCATGGGCTGATCGCCACCGACGAGCGGCTCGACATCGAGAACGCGCGGTTGAACGAGCTGTCCTCGCAATTGGTGGCGATCCAAGCGCTGGCGACCGAGTCCAGCAGCCGGGAGAACCAGGCCCGCAGCGCGGCCGACCGGATGCAGGAAGTGCTGCTGAACCCGTTGATCTCCAGCCTGAAGGCGGACCTGAACCGGCAGGAGGTCCGGCTGCGCGAGCTGAGCGAGCGCTACGGCCGCAACCACCCGCAGGTGGTCGAGCTGCAGGCCTCGGTGGACGCGTTGCGCGCACGGGTGGACGCCGAGACCCGGCGCGTCACCAGCGGCGTGACCGTGACCAACAACATCAACCGCCAGCGCGAGGCCGAGCTGAAGGAGGCGCTCGAGGCCCAGCGCGCCAAGGTGCTGAAGATGAAGGAGCAGCGCGACGAGGCGGCGGTGCTGCTGCGCGACGTCGAGAACGCGCAGCGGGCCTACGACGCCGTCCTCGCCCGGCTCAACCAGACGAGCATGGAAAGCGAGAGCACCGCGACCAACGTGTCGGTGCTGAGTCCGGCGACGGAGCCGTCGTCGCCGTCGTCGCCGCGCATTCTGCTCAACACGCTGGTGGCGATTTGTGCGGGTGGGGTGCTGGCGTTTGCCGCTGCCTTCCTCATCGAGCTGATCGATCGGCGCCTGCGCTCGTTCGAGGACGCGTTCCAGCTGCTCGGCTTGCCGGTCCTCGGCGTCATGCCGAAGCCCGTGCGCTCGCGTCTGCCGTTCCGGCGCTCGTCGCCGGCCTTGCCGGGCCGCGTGCTCGGGCAGCTCCCCGGTCCCAGAGGTGCGTGA
- a CDS encoding polysaccharide biosynthesis tyrosine autokinase, with protein MAVFRESNAAPYLQPVPPVVGDAKVGGAAPHELSIGEIIRRERRLSQEQIEQILQYQREKGVRFGEAAVALGLASQQDVLFALSQQFNYFYAPDAKRGYSNELVAATQPFSHQAESFRAIRTQLMMRVFSQDDVRRAIAIVSPDSGDGKTFFAANLAVVLSQLGGRTLVVDADLRGPRLHELFGIESSSGLSGILSGRAETSVIKQVPDLPSLYVLPVGVTPPNPVELVERPAFALLMRELLSKFDHVVVDTPAAVYGADATVIAARCGAALVLARQGRSKVSRLQDLVATLNNSPAKLAGVILNEY; from the coding sequence ATGGCTGTCTTTCGCGAATCCAACGCGGCGCCCTACCTGCAGCCCGTTCCACCGGTGGTGGGGGATGCCAAGGTGGGCGGGGCCGCCCCGCATGAGCTGAGCATCGGGGAGATCATCCGCCGCGAGCGGCGCCTGAGCCAGGAGCAGATCGAGCAGATCCTGCAGTACCAGCGAGAGAAAGGCGTTCGCTTCGGCGAAGCGGCGGTCGCCCTCGGTCTGGCGAGTCAGCAGGACGTCCTGTTCGCGCTGTCGCAGCAGTTCAATTACTTCTACGCGCCCGATGCCAAGCGCGGCTACTCCAACGAACTCGTGGCCGCGACGCAGCCGTTCTCGCATCAGGCCGAGTCGTTCCGGGCGATCCGCACCCAGTTGATGATGCGGGTGTTCTCACAGGACGACGTGCGCCGCGCGATCGCCATCGTCAGTCCCGACTCCGGAGACGGCAAGACGTTCTTTGCCGCGAATCTCGCCGTCGTGCTGTCCCAGCTCGGAGGGCGCACCCTCGTCGTCGATGCCGACCTGCGCGGGCCGCGGCTGCACGAACTGTTCGGGATCGAATCCAGCTCGGGGCTGTCGGGCATCTTGTCGGGCCGCGCCGAGACGAGCGTGATCAAGCAGGTGCCGGACCTGCCCTCGCTGTACGTCCTGCCGGTCGGTGTGACACCGCCCAACCCGGTCGAGCTGGTCGAGCGTCCGGCCTTCGCCTTGTTGATGCGGGAGTTGTTGAGCAAGTTCGATCACGTGGTGGTCGACACTCCGGCAGCCGTCTACGGCGCCGACGCGACCGTGATCGCGGCGCGGTGCGGGGCGGCTCTGGTCCTGGCCCGCCAGGGGCGCTCGAAGGTGAGCCGGCTGCAGGACCTCGTGGCCACCTTGAACAACAGCCCCGCCAAGCTGGCCGGGGTCATCCTGAACGAGTACTGA
- the xrtB gene encoding exosortase B — MSTVMPTSMAARPTSPTQWSIALLGLGALALLLPTCLDLARTTWQSEEQGHGPLILAVSLWVVWQRRQELMQAAVEARPSPIGGWALLLAALALYVVGRSQAILFFEVGALIPALAGAAAAAFGWRFVRVLAFPLLFLVFMVPLPQMVIDSVTASLKQAVSAIAEDVLYFIGYPIARSGVVLMVGQYQLLVADACSGLNSMFSLTSLGVLYLYLTKHKSRLRNALIVASILPIAFLANIVRVMILVLVTYHFGDEAGQGFIHGAAGMVLFVIAIVLLFSFDAFLGLFFRNRKKKGVAA; from the coding sequence ATGTCGACCGTGATGCCGACTTCGATGGCCGCACGTCCGACTTCGCCCACGCAGTGGTCCATCGCCCTGCTCGGGCTGGGCGCGTTGGCGCTGCTGCTGCCCACGTGTCTGGACCTCGCCCGCACGACCTGGCAGTCCGAGGAGCAAGGGCACGGCCCGCTGATCCTCGCCGTCTCGCTGTGGGTGGTGTGGCAACGGCGCCAGGAACTGATGCAGGCGGCGGTCGAGGCGCGCCCGTCGCCGATCGGAGGGTGGGCGCTGCTGCTCGCCGCGCTCGCGCTGTATGTGGTGGGCCGGTCTCAGGCCATCCTCTTCTTCGAGGTGGGAGCGCTGATCCCCGCCCTGGCCGGGGCGGCGGCGGCGGCCTTCGGCTGGCGCTTCGTGCGCGTCCTGGCGTTTCCCTTGCTGTTCCTCGTGTTCATGGTCCCGCTGCCGCAGATGGTGATCGATTCGGTCACCGCGTCGCTGAAGCAGGCGGTGTCCGCCATTGCCGAGGACGTCCTCTACTTCATCGGCTACCCGATTGCGCGCAGCGGCGTCGTGCTCATGGTGGGGCAGTACCAGTTGCTGGTGGCCGATGCCTGTTCGGGGCTGAACTCCATGTTCAGTCTGACCTCGCTCGGTGTGCTGTACCTCTACCTCACCAAGCACAAGAGCCGCCTGCGCAACGCACTGATCGTCGCGAGCATCTTGCCGATCGCCTTCTTGGCGAACATCGTGCGCGTCATGATCCTCGTGCTCGTGACGTATCACTTCGGTGACGAGGCGGGTCAGGGCTTCATCCACGGCGCGGCGGGGATGGTGCTGTTCGTGATTGCGATCGTGTTGCTCTTCTCGTTCGACGCCTTCCTCGGATTGTTCTTCCGGAATCGCAAGAAGAAGGGGGTTGCGGCATGA
- the epsI gene encoding exosortase-associated protein EpsI, B-type, translating into MSSLLWRPVAVLVLMVGAAIAAVAARPTVRVADVGPKVDLETLVPRQFGRWEEDRSIVPLQASPDVQRVIEQTYAQVLSRTYRNAEGQRVMLSIAYGAAQDDSMNYHRPETCYPAQGFPIVQAPRRGAVSLTHGELPVTRLVARQGRRNEPITYWLVVGDEIAHFGLEQRWTTLKYGLTGRIPDGMLVRVSSIDHDNQAAFKMQDAFIADMLDALSPEARGRLLGSLAH; encoded by the coding sequence ATGAGCTCCCTGCTGTGGAGGCCGGTGGCCGTACTCGTCCTGATGGTCGGGGCGGCAATCGCTGCGGTGGCGGCACGGCCGACGGTGCGAGTGGCGGATGTAGGGCCGAAAGTCGACCTCGAGACCCTGGTGCCGCGGCAGTTCGGCCGCTGGGAAGAAGACCGCAGCATCGTTCCGCTGCAGGCGTCGCCGGATGTGCAGCGGGTCATCGAGCAGACGTATGCCCAGGTCTTGTCGCGCACGTACCGCAATGCCGAGGGGCAGCGCGTCATGCTGTCGATCGCCTACGGGGCCGCCCAGGACGACTCGATGAACTATCACCGCCCGGAGACCTGCTATCCGGCGCAAGGGTTTCCCATCGTTCAGGCTCCCCGGCGCGGCGCGGTTTCGCTGACTCACGGCGAGCTGCCCGTCACGCGGTTGGTCGCTCGGCAGGGCCGCCGCAACGAGCCCATCACCTACTGGCTCGTGGTGGGCGATGAGATCGCGCATTTCGGGCTGGAGCAGCGCTGGACGACCTTGAAGTACGGCCTCACGGGGCGCATCCCCGACGGCATGCTGGTGCGGGTGTCTTCCATCGACCACGACAACCAGGCCGCGTTCAAGATGCAGGATGCGTTCATCGCAGACATGCTCGACGCCCTCTCGCCCGAGGCACGAGGCCGGCTGCTGGGCAGCCTGGCCCATTGA